The Arachis duranensis cultivar V14167 chromosome 2, aradu.V14167.gnm2.J7QH, whole genome shotgun sequence genome has a window encoding:
- the LOC110272461 gene encoding putative pentatricopeptide repeat-containing protein At1g69350, mitochondrial yields the protein MGSLLSSMLVFDTHPSPDSFMLGVLIKCYLWNHLFHQVVSLYHSHIHMGNFIFVYPYVLRAVSGVGDLVTGRKVHGTVIKSGLESDAVIGTSLLCMYGVYCLGDAQKVFDEMPEGDLVSWSSVICCYVENGRPSEGLEMFRKMLSKQIRPDKITLLSVAEGCARVGCLRLVKSIQGYAIRSEMVGDSSLSNALIIMYGQYGHLRRAEGLFKFLTDRSTACWTSMVSSYNRNECFREALASFIQMQESQVEPNAVTMINALYSCARLGRLKEGKSVHCFILRKAKDLGDLDIGPALVEFYVACWEPSSCHKLLYITENSVIEHTYIVLC from the coding sequence ATGGGTTCCCTCCTTTCATCAATGCTCGTTTTTGACACCCACCCATCTCCTGATTCCTTCATGTTAGGTGTCCTCATCAAGTGTTATCTATGGAACCACCTTTTTCACCAAGTGGTTTCACTCTACCATAGTCACATTCACATGGGTAACTTCATTTTTGTGTACCCTTATGTTCTGAGGGCTGTCTCTGGTGTTGGGGACTTGGTTACCGGAAGAAAGGTCCATGGTACGGTGATTAAGTCCGGCCTTGAATCAGATGCTGTAATTGGAACCTCATTGTTGTGTATGTATGGTGTGTACTGTTTGGGTGATGCCCAGAAGGTGTTCGATGAAATGCCTGAGGGGGACTTGGTTTCGTGGAGTTCTGTTATCTGTTGTTATGTTGAGAATGGAAGGCCCAGTGAAGGGCTGGAAATGTTTCGCAAGATGCTTTCAAAGCAAATTAGACCTGACAAGATCACTTTGCTTAGTGTAGCCGAAGGTTGTGCTAGAGTTGGTTGTCTGAGGCTGGTGAAATCAATCCAGGGGTATGCAATCAGAAGTGAAATGGTTGGAGATAGCAGTTTGAGTAATGCACTTATTATTATGTATGGCCAATACGGTCACTTGCGAAGAGCAGAAGGGCTCTTTAAATTCCTCACTGATCGAAGTACTGCCTGTTGGACTTCTATGGTTTCGTCCTATAATCGAAATGAGTGCTTTAGAGAAGCACTTGCGAGTTTTATCCAGATGCAGGAGTCACAAGTGGAACCAAATGCAGTGACAATGATTAATGCTCTGTATTCATGTGCTAGATTAGGGCGGTTGAAAGAGGGGAAGTCAGTTCATTGCTTTATTTTAAGAAAAGCAAAGGATTTAGGAGATCTTGATATCGGTCCTGCGCTGGTGGAGTTTTATGTTGCATGTTGGGAACCAAGCAGTTGTCATAAACTTCTTTATATAACCGAAAATAGTGTCATAGAACATACTTATATCGTTTTATGCTAG